A section of the Triticum dicoccoides isolate Atlit2015 ecotype Zavitan chromosome 7A, WEW_v2.0, whole genome shotgun sequence genome encodes:
- the LOC119329077 gene encoding type II inositol polyphosphate 5-phosphatase 15-like — protein sequence MEPDDERGRAPQRKGISYSQPLARDAVAQAAHACHAALSSHSLDDDPIASASAHRHDPARSVSYPHQLPPHHHHSRGGESIYLHAASFSGGAGGAVTLERAVATSEHGGAGGRGALPEFVGAGGAEGIFRVPLRAAMHPGRPPALEVRPHPPRETQVCSFLRTLACEPQLRQLWAGAESGVRVWGLDELFAGSVAGARRGDEETAPFTESVPTPPALCVAVDSANKLVWTGHKDGRIRSWRMDLATAPAAASDGGENAPMFKEGLSWQAHSRTPVLSMVVTSYGEIWSGTEGGVIKAWPWDVIAKSLSLTPEEKYMASCLVENAYIDLRNYVTVGNMFSLPTTDVKLMLADHCRAKVWSLTSMTFALWDARTRELLKVFGMDGQVESARLEPLVMPEQFIEEEIKVKPTKKEKNQGSVTFLQKSWNALIGAGGAVRRVATKGTFVEDNRRTETVAQAMDGAIWSGCTDGSIIMWDGNGNWLKEFSYHNSSVQCIKALGERVWVGYASGTVQVMDVEGNPLGGWTGHSRPVIQMAIGGSYIFTLAHHGGIRGWPLTSPGPLDDILRTELAKRELSYTRVENIKMLVGTWNVAQEKASPESLWSWLGTASSDVGLVVVGLQEVEMGAGVLAMAAAKESVGLEGSANGQWWIDNIGKTLDEGISFHRVGSRQLAGLLIAAWARTDLKPHIGDVDAAAVPCGFGRAIGNKGGVGLKMRVYDRRICFVNNHFAAHLENVTRRNADFDHIYRTMNFNKSHGSAASDTSVQLHKAVNANGNQPDEDRPELAEADMVVFLGDFNYRLYGITYDEARDMVSQRSFDWLRERDQLRAEMKAGNVFQGMREGFIRFPPTYKFQRHQPGLAGYDSGEKKRIPAWCDRIVYRDSRSETIRECSLECPVVAAITSYEACMDVTDSDHKPVNCTFSVDLARVNELIRRQEYGKIIKSNEKLHCLLQESHHVPDTIISTNNIILENEETVVLRITNNCGSKKSTFEILCEGQSTSKQDGTKTDFIPRASFGLPHWLEVQPSIGLIEPGETMEVNVHHENYYTQEEFVDGVVQGGWCELTRDKEAVLLVNVTGSTSTETVTHRINVRHCCAASTPPPPARLLSIAAPPGDAPSSEGPTERSSRKSQSNHLQRSDAHFGASEVHDLHRLRNM from the exons ATGGAGCCCGACGACGAGCGGGGGCGGGCGCCGCAGCGCAAGGGGATATCCTACAGCCAGCCGCTGGCGCGGGACGCGGTGGCGCAGGCGGCGCACGCGTGCCACGCCGCGCTCAGCTCGCACAGCCTCGATGATGACCCCATCGCCTCCGCCTCGGCGCACCGCCACGACCCCGCGCGCAGCGTGTCGTACCCCCACCAGCTCCCGCCTCACCACCACCACAGCCGCGGCGGCGAGTCCATCTACTTGCACGCGGCCTCCTTCAGCGGCGGTGCCGGCGGCGCGGTGACGCTGGAGCGGGCCGTGGCGACGTCGGAGCACGGGGGCGCGGGCGGCAGGGGcgcgctgccggagttcgtcggcgCGGGCGGGGCCGAGGGCATCTTCCGCGTGCCGCTGCGCGCGGCCATGCACCCTGGCCGCCCGCCGGCGCTCGAGGTGCGGCCCCACCCGCCGCGGGAGACGCAGGTGTGCTCCTTCCTGCGGACGCTCGCGTGCGAGCCGCAGCTTCGCCAGCTCTGGGCAGGAGCCGAGTCCGGGGTTCGGGTTTGGGGCCTCGACGAGCTGTTCGCCGGGAGCGTCGCGGGAGCGCGCCGGGGAGACGAGGAGACCGCGCCGTTCACGGAGTCCGTGCCCACGCCGCCGGCGCTCTGCGTCGCGGTGGACAGCGCGAACAAGCTCGTGTGGACGGGTCACAAGGACGGGAGGATCCGGTCGTGGCGCATGGACCTCGCCACGGCACCGGCAGCTGCATCAGACGGTGGCGAGAATGCGCCCATGTTCAAGGAGGGCCTGTCGTGGCAGGCGCACAGCCGCACCCCGGTGCTCTCCATGGTTGTCACATCATACG GTGAAATATGGTCAGGCACCGAAGGAGGTGTTATAAAGGCATGGCCCTGGGATGTCATTGCTAAGTCCCTCTCACTAACACCAGAAGAAAAATATATGGCTTCTTGTCTGGTCGAAAATGCGTATATTGACCTTAGGAACTATGTCACAGTTGGTAACATGTTCTCTTTGCCCACTACTGATGTGAAACTCATGCTTGCGGACCATTGTCGAGCGAAAGTTTGGAGTCTAACTAGCATGACGTTTGCTCTTTG GGATGCTCGGACAAGGGAGTTGTTAAAAGTATTTGGAATGGACGGCCAAGTGGAGTCAGCTCGTCTAGAGCCACTAGTGATGCCAGAACAATTTATAGAGGAAGAAATCAAGGTAAAACCCACAAAGAAAGAGAAAAACCAAGGCTCTGTCACCTTTTTACAGAAATCTTGGAATGCCTTGATTGGGGCTGGCGGTGCTGTACGCAGAGTTGCAACTAAAGGAACGTTCGTTGAAGATAACCGTCGAACAGAAACAGTGGCTCAAGCAATGGATGGAGCAATTTGGTCAGGTTGCACAGATGGCTCGATTATTATGTGGGATGGAAATGGGAATTGGCTAAAAGAGTTCAGTTATCATAATTCTTCTGTTCAATGCATAAAGGCACTCGGAGAAAGGGTGTGGGTGGGCTATGCCAGTGGTACTGTTCAAGTCATGGATGTTGAAGGTAACCCTCTGGGAGGATGGACCGGACATAGCCGTCCAGTCATTCAGATGGCCATTGGTGGTTCTTACATCTTTACTTTAGCCCATCATGGTGGTATTCGAGGATGGCCTCTAACTTCTCCTGGGCCTCTGGATGATATTCTGCGGACGGAATTGGCGAAGAGGGAGTTGTCCTATACAAGGGTAGAGAACATTAAGATGCTGGTTGGAACTTGGAATGTTGCGCAGGAGAAAGCATCACCTGAATCGCTTTGGTCATGGTTGGGTACTGCATCATCTGATGTTGGATTGGTGGTGGTTGGCCTGCAAGAGGTTGAGATGGGTGCTGGAGTTCTTGCTATGGCTGCGGCTAAAGAAAGT GTAGGGCTTGAGGGCAGTGCCAATGGGCAGTGGTGGATAGACAATATTGGCAAGACACTTGATGAAGGAATATCCTTCCACCGAGTTGGCTCGAGGCAGTTGGCTGGATTACTTATTGCTGCATG GGCAAGGACAGACCTTAAGCCACATATTggtgatgttgatgctgctgcggtGCCATGTGGCTTTGGACGTGCTATTGGCAACAAG GGTGGTGTTGGGTTAAAAATGAGAGTTTATGATCGCAGGATATGTTTTGTGAACAATCATTTTGCCGCACATCTAGAAAATGTTACTCGCCGCAATGCTGACTTTGATCATATTTATCGGACAATGAATTTTAACAAATCTCATGGATCTGCAG CTTCTGATACGTCTGTCCAATTGCATAAAGCAGTGAAT GCCAATGGGAATCAGCCTGATGAAGATAGACCTGAGCTGGCAGAAGCTGATATGGTTGTTTTTCTTGGTGATTTCAACTACCGACTTTACGGTATCACCTATGACGAGGCAAGGGATATGGTCTCGCAAAGGAGCTTCGATTGGCTTAGAGAAAGGGATCAACTTCGAGCAGAAATGAAGGCAGGAAACGTGTTTCAAGGAATGCGTGAAGGTTTTATCAGATTTCCTCCAACTTACAAATTCCAAAGACACCAACCAGGTCTTGCAG GGTATGATTCGGGTGAGAAGAAGAGAATACCTGCTTGGTGCGATAGAATAGTGTATCGAGATAGCCGCTCCGAAACAATACGTGAATGCTCATTAGAGTGTCCTGTTGTTGCTGCAATTACATC ATATGAAGCATGCATGGATGTGACAGATAGCGATCATAAACCAGTGAACTGTACGTTCAGTGTTGATCTTGCAAGAGTGAACGAGCTGATAAGAAGGCAGGAGTATGGAAAAATAATCAAATCGAATGAAAAGCTACATTGTTTGCTTCAAGAATCCCATCATGTTCCAGACACTATAATCAGCACAAACAACATTATATTGGAAAACGAAGAAACTGTTGTTCTTCGAATAACAAATAACTGTGGATCAAAAAAGTCTACTTTTGAAATCTTGTGTGAAGGGCAGTCGACAAGCAAGCAGGACGGAACAAAAACTGATTTTATTCCAAGGGCATCCTTTGGCCTTCCACATTGGCTTGAG GTCCAACCGTCCATCGGTCTCATCGAGCCTGGAGAAACAATGGAAGTTAACGTGCATCACGAGAACTACTACACGCAAGAAGAATTCGTGGACGGAGTCGTGCAAGGCGGATGGTGCGAACTGACCAGAGACAAGGAGGCTGTTCTGCTGGTCAATGTGACAGGCAGCACCTCAACCGAAACCGTTACGCACAGGATCAATGTCCGGCACTGCTGCGCAGCAAGCACACCACCCCCGCCGGCCAGACTACTgtccatcgccgccccgcccggtGATGCTCCGTCGAGCGAAGGCCCCACGGAACGTTCTTCCAGAAAGAGCCAGTCGAATCATCTGCAACGTTCCGACGCGCATTTCGGCGCCTCAGAGGTGCATGACTTGCACCGCCTGCGGAACATGTAA